In Stieleria varia, one genomic interval encodes:
- the rpsU gene encoding 30S ribosomal protein S21 — MVKLMVRDSETIQEAVRRFRKLVERSGIKKEMRRREHYQKPSEIRRRQKIQAERRNRRARMLGR; from the coding sequence ATGGTCAAGTTGATGGTTCGTGACAGCGAAACAATCCAAGAAGCTGTCCGTCGTTTCCGTAAATTGGTTGAGCGTAGCGGGATCAAGAAAGAAATGCGTCGCCGGGAGCATTATCAGAAGCCCAGCGAAATCCGCCGCCGCCAAAAGATCCAAGCGGAACGTCGCAACCGTCGAGCCCGAATGCTTGGCCGATAG
- a CDS encoding efflux RND transporter permease subunit: protein MLNSIIRFALRQRLLVIAVAMFLVGYGTWQAMQAPIDVFPDLNRPRVVIMTEAPGLAPEEVETLITFPIETAVNGANGVQAVRSSSGVGISVIYVEFDWNTDIYNDRQIVNERLQLVQERMPQGVKPTLAPISSIMGQILMLGMWSDEGVTEPLELRTLGDWVVRQRLLTIPGVSQVFTMGGGRKQFQVLVDPDAMLRFGVSLNEVKQAVQNSNQNATGGYLDEQGPNELLVRALGRVQKIEDLQKVVVTLKEGRPIALGQIANVIEGPQVKRGDSSAFVRNGELRTENGDEKNSPPLNSQFSTSGWSGGPAVILTINKQPGADTRRVTEDVMAAIDDLRPSLPSDLRIEPLYTQKSFIDRAIENVAEALRDGGILVVIILFLFLMNVRTTFITLTAIPLSLVMTAIVFSVFGLSINTMTLGGLAVAIGELVDDAIVDVENIYRRLKENRASENPKHPLLVVFRASIEIRNSIVFGTMIVILVFLPLFALSGMEGRLFAPLGVAYIVSILSSLLVSLTVTPVLSYWLLGKQKLKGQEKDGLVLRAIKWVGDKVIRFSLTVPRLNLAVTAVLVALAGMFLVSLERDFLPPFNEGAVQLNVVLPPGTSLTTSNDIAGRIETRLRQIEDIKGFVRRTGRAELDEHAEGVNMSELILELDPDSPRSREEQLEEIREAMADIPGIVTAVEQPIAHLISHMISGVKAQIGIKIYGDDLDLLRRKAGEMEAAMSAVPGVTDLLVEPQVIIPQMRIELDRDKLLLYGLSAVEVNEFIETALNGQVVSEILIGQRTFDLMLRLDEDYRENLQTLRRLTIDLADGGKLPLESVANIYESGGPNTINRENVRRRIVLQCNVSERGVVDVVQDIQKKVQPIVESLPPGYFVQYSGQFESQQSASRVIGILFAVSLLGVFLVLYTMFRSVNLSLQVMMALPMAFIGSVAALVITGQTLTVAAMVGFISLAGIASRNGILLLNHYLHLVQHEGEDWSKEMIVRAGLERLAPVLMTALTSGIGLVPLVMAAGEPGKEILYPVATVILGGLISSTLLDFFVHPALFWLIGLKAAQRVVNESKTETPLFEES from the coding sequence ATGTTAAATTCAATCATCCGTTTCGCACTCCGACAACGCCTGCTCGTGATCGCCGTTGCCATGTTCCTGGTGGGCTACGGGACTTGGCAGGCGATGCAGGCCCCGATTGACGTCTTCCCCGACCTGAACCGGCCGCGCGTGGTCATCATGACCGAAGCACCAGGGTTGGCGCCGGAAGAAGTGGAGACCCTGATTACGTTCCCGATTGAAACAGCGGTCAACGGGGCCAACGGCGTGCAAGCGGTTCGTAGTTCATCCGGCGTCGGTATCTCGGTCATCTATGTCGAGTTTGACTGGAACACGGACATTTACAACGACCGTCAAATCGTCAACGAACGATTGCAACTCGTTCAAGAACGGATGCCGCAGGGCGTCAAACCAACCCTCGCACCGATCTCTTCGATCATGGGTCAAATCCTGATGTTGGGAATGTGGAGCGACGAAGGTGTGACCGAACCGCTTGAGTTACGAACGCTTGGTGATTGGGTGGTCAGGCAACGGCTACTCACGATACCTGGTGTTTCGCAAGTATTCACCATGGGCGGCGGGCGAAAGCAGTTTCAAGTTTTGGTTGATCCAGATGCCATGCTGCGTTTCGGTGTGTCGCTGAACGAAGTCAAGCAAGCAGTTCAGAACAGCAACCAGAATGCGACCGGCGGATACCTGGACGAACAAGGTCCGAACGAGCTGCTCGTTCGTGCATTGGGTCGCGTTCAGAAAATTGAAGACCTGCAAAAAGTCGTCGTCACGCTGAAAGAAGGACGTCCGATCGCGCTGGGGCAGATTGCAAATGTCATCGAAGGCCCGCAGGTGAAACGTGGCGATAGTTCGGCGTTTGTAAGAAATGGAGAATTGAGAACAGAGAATGGAGACGAAAAGAACTCTCCCCCTCTCAATTCTCAGTTTTCCACTTCTGGGTGGTCCGGAGGACCAGCCGTCATTCTCACCATCAACAAGCAACCCGGTGCTGACACGCGGCGAGTAACCGAAGATGTGATGGCGGCGATCGACGACTTGCGTCCTTCGCTTCCCAGTGACCTTCGCATCGAACCGCTTTACACCCAAAAGTCGTTCATCGACCGAGCGATTGAGAATGTGGCCGAAGCACTTCGCGATGGCGGTATCCTGGTCGTCATCATCCTGTTCCTGTTTCTCATGAATGTCCGCACCACATTCATTACGTTGACGGCGATCCCACTTTCTTTGGTGATGACCGCGATCGTTTTTTCCGTTTTTGGATTGTCGATCAACACCATGACCTTGGGCGGTTTGGCCGTTGCGATCGGTGAATTGGTGGATGACGCTATTGTCGATGTGGAAAACATCTATCGCCGATTGAAGGAAAACCGCGCGAGCGAAAACCCAAAGCATCCGCTGTTGGTCGTGTTTCGAGCCAGCATCGAAATCCGTAACTCGATCGTGTTCGGCACGATGATCGTCATCCTTGTGTTCCTGCCGCTATTCGCACTGTCGGGCATGGAAGGGCGTCTATTTGCTCCGCTCGGTGTCGCCTACATCGTTTCGATCCTATCGTCGCTGCTGGTCTCCTTGACCGTCACTCCCGTGCTCTCGTACTGGTTGCTCGGCAAGCAGAAACTCAAGGGACAGGAGAAAGACGGCTTGGTCTTGCGAGCGATCAAATGGGTTGGCGACAAAGTCATCCGCTTCAGTCTCACGGTGCCGCGACTGAACCTCGCCGTTACGGCGGTGTTGGTTGCGTTGGCCGGCATGTTCCTAGTGAGTCTTGAACGCGATTTTTTGCCGCCATTTAACGAGGGTGCGGTGCAGCTAAACGTGGTGCTTCCTCCGGGAACTTCGCTGACAACTTCCAACGACATCGCCGGTCGCATTGAAACTCGATTGCGTCAGATCGAAGACATCAAAGGATTTGTTCGGCGAACCGGTCGTGCTGAGTTGGATGAGCACGCCGAGGGCGTCAACATGAGCGAGTTGATCCTGGAACTCGATCCAGATTCACCGCGTTCCCGTGAAGAACAGCTCGAAGAAATTCGTGAAGCAATGGCCGACATTCCCGGCATTGTGACCGCTGTGGAACAACCCATCGCCCACTTGATCTCCCACATGATTTCCGGCGTGAAGGCACAGATCGGTATCAAAATTTACGGTGATGATCTCGACTTGCTCCGTCGCAAAGCGGGGGAGATGGAAGCAGCGATGTCAGCTGTGCCGGGCGTGACCGACTTGTTGGTTGAACCGCAAGTCATCATTCCGCAAATGCGAATCGAACTAGATCGCGACAAGTTGCTGCTCTACGGCCTTAGCGCAGTGGAGGTAAATGAGTTCATCGAAACGGCATTGAACGGACAGGTGGTTTCCGAAATCTTGATTGGACAACGAACATTCGACCTGATGCTGCGTCTGGATGAAGACTATCGCGAAAACCTGCAAACGCTGCGTCGCCTGACGATTGACCTCGCCGATGGCGGCAAGCTGCCACTGGAATCGGTCGCCAACATTTACGAATCCGGCGGGCCAAACACGATCAATCGAGAAAATGTTCGGCGGCGGATCGTGTTGCAATGCAATGTGTCCGAGCGCGGTGTGGTCGATGTGGTGCAAGACATTCAAAAAAAGGTCCAGCCGATCGTCGAATCACTGCCGCCGGGCTATTTCGTTCAGTACAGCGGTCAGTTTGAAAGCCAGCAGTCGGCCTCGCGGGTGATCGGCATCCTGTTCGCGGTTTCACTCCTCGGCGTGTTTTTGGTGCTGTACACAATGTTCCGCAGCGTCAATCTGTCGCTGCAAGTGATGATGGCTTTGCCGATGGCGTTTATCGGTTCGGTGGCCGCGTTGGTCATCACCGGTCAAACGCTGACGGTTGCCGCAATGGTCGGATTCATATCACTGGCGGGGATCGCATCACGCAACGGCATCCTGTTGCTGAACCATTACCTGCATCTTGTGCAGCACGAAGGCGAGGACTGGTCGAAGGAGATGATCGTTCGCGCCGGACTGGAACGTCTCGCTCCCGTGCTGATGACTGCACTCACTTCCGGAATCGGGTTGGTTCCGTTGGTCATGGCGGCGGGCGAACCCGGCAAAGAAATCCTGTATCCAGTCGCAACCGTCATCCTCGGGGGTCTGATTAGCTCGACGTTGCTCGACTTCTTCGTTCACCCGGCATTGTTCTGGCTGATCGGACTGAAAGCGGCGCAGCGAGTTGTCAACGAATCGAAAACTGAGACTCCTCTGTTTGAAGAATCCTGA
- a CDS encoding efflux RND transporter periplasmic adaptor subunit has translation MKIRMPKVPMKWVWFVATLIIVIIGGFTWQHWFPATKAWVDRTAVSFRNGDGESHVGEAAGEVDSHAGHDHATHAGHDEATSLELSPQAIRNIGLSDETIRPITLETFRRSITVPAVVVERPGRSRVQVATPMTGVVTHVHAVQGEAVEPGSLLFQIRLTHEDLVNAQTDFVRTLGELDVENREITRLEQVTRSGAVAGKILLERQYSRDKLKANLGAQREALRLHGLSDDQVNEIERERRLLRELQVFTPSVDSHGEAELRLTRHFVQANYVLEDASKHTGSQHTGSQHTGSQHTGPLILQDLAVHKGQSVNAGETLCILTDYDELFIEGLAFEQDIRQLRSASQNGWKVEAIIEQPGSQSHVIEALDIAYLANQVDATSRTLNFYVRLPNEVAKDRRNDGNRYVEWRYVPGQRMQLRVPVEEMPEQIVVPVEAVASEGAETFVFQQNGSHFDRVPVHVKYRDQYSAVIDNDGSLFPGDVIAMRGAHQMQMALKNKSGGGVDPHAGHNH, from the coding sequence ATGAAAATCCGAATGCCCAAAGTCCCCATGAAGTGGGTTTGGTTCGTCGCCACGCTGATCATTGTGATCATCGGTGGTTTTACTTGGCAGCATTGGTTCCCGGCCACCAAGGCGTGGGTCGATCGAACCGCGGTATCGTTCCGCAATGGAGACGGCGAATCGCACGTGGGTGAAGCGGCTGGCGAGGTTGATTCACATGCCGGTCACGATCATGCAACGCATGCTGGGCACGACGAGGCGACTTCGCTCGAATTGTCACCGCAAGCGATCCGAAACATCGGATTGTCCGACGAAACGATCCGCCCCATCACGCTGGAAACGTTCCGCCGCTCCATCACGGTCCCCGCCGTGGTTGTCGAACGCCCCGGTCGCTCGCGAGTCCAAGTTGCCACGCCGATGACCGGTGTCGTCACCCATGTTCACGCCGTGCAAGGCGAAGCGGTTGAGCCGGGAAGCCTGTTATTTCAGATTCGTTTGACCCACGAAGACCTCGTCAACGCACAAACCGACTTTGTCCGTACACTCGGTGAGCTGGATGTGGAGAATCGCGAGATCACCCGTTTGGAGCAAGTCACCAGAAGCGGTGCGGTCGCGGGTAAGATTCTGTTGGAGCGGCAATACTCCCGCGACAAGCTGAAAGCGAATCTCGGTGCTCAGCGTGAAGCGTTGCGTTTGCACGGCCTGTCGGACGACCAAGTGAATGAAATCGAACGCGAGCGACGGCTGCTGCGTGAGCTACAGGTTTTTACCCCGAGCGTGGATAGCCACGGTGAAGCCGAATTGCGATTGACTCGGCATTTCGTCCAGGCGAATTACGTTCTGGAAGATGCGTCCAAGCACACTGGCTCTCAGCACACTGGCTCTCAGCACACTGGCTCTCAGCACACTGGCCCGTTGATCCTGCAAGACTTGGCCGTACACAAAGGACAATCCGTCAACGCAGGCGAAACACTTTGTATCCTGACCGACTACGACGAGTTGTTCATCGAAGGTCTTGCGTTCGAGCAAGACATTCGACAGCTCCGAAGTGCGTCACAAAACGGTTGGAAAGTCGAAGCGATCATCGAACAACCAGGCTCCCAATCCCACGTTATCGAAGCCTTGGATATTGCCTACCTGGCCAACCAAGTGGATGCCACGTCACGCACCTTGAACTTCTATGTTCGGCTTCCAAACGAAGTTGCGAAGGATCGTCGCAACGACGGCAATCGCTATGTCGAATGGCGCTACGTCCCCGGTCAACGGATGCAGTTGCGAGTACCGGTCGAAGAAATGCCGGAGCAAATCGTGGTTCCCGTCGAAGCGGTGGCGAGCGAAGGAGCGGAAACATTCGTATTCCAGCAGAACGGCAGTCACTTCGACCGAGTGCCAGTTCATGTGAAGTACCGCGATCAGTACTCCGCCGTGATCGACAACGATGGCTCACTGTTCCCCGGTGACGTCATTGCGATGCGTGGCGCTCATCAGATGCAAATGGCTCTCAAGAACAAGTCTGGCGGTGGCGTTGATCCACACGCAGGACACAACCATTGA
- a CDS encoding peptidase C39: protein MGTDLLTAIVVMILVSLASGLLTGRYLYSDKGQRTIACLATAVIGMVFFLFYASGQLFWAKIVPSSAAIIYTNLAAVFAALAAGWAWRLPKTPMWRRSIMTVLLACGSLAAILWPLLSMAVRPPPTGGDQWKDGVAMQTSWATCSPAAAATLFRAEEIDVSESEMIPLCLTDSSGTPTLGLYRGVKLIANRNGHDVELLDGSIPDLLSSDDWPVLLAVELAYGEEDRTYVEQWGWIPGMGHSVVALGRGPNGGVLIGDPSVGLEEWTEKDMEVLWHGVGLRIK from the coding sequence ATGGGAACGGACCTACTGACCGCGATCGTCGTGATGATTCTTGTCTCGCTCGCGAGCGGATTGCTTACGGGGCGGTATCTTTATTCCGACAAAGGCCAACGGACGATCGCTTGTCTTGCGACCGCAGTGATCGGAATGGTCTTTTTTCTGTTTTACGCATCAGGTCAGTTGTTTTGGGCCAAGATAGTGCCATCGTCGGCAGCGATCATCTACACCAACTTGGCTGCCGTCTTCGCAGCCCTGGCGGCCGGCTGGGCTTGGCGTTTACCGAAGACGCCCATGTGGCGACGTTCCATCATGACGGTCCTCCTGGCTTGCGGCTCCCTCGCCGCGATCCTTTGGCCGCTGCTGTCGATGGCTGTTCGGCCACCTCCGACAGGAGGCGACCAATGGAAAGACGGCGTCGCAATGCAGACGTCTTGGGCAACGTGTAGTCCAGCCGCCGCAGCTACATTGTTTCGTGCGGAGGAAATCGACGTCAGCGAGTCGGAAATGATCCCGCTCTGCTTGACCGACTCCAGCGGAACGCCGACGCTGGGTCTGTACCGCGGCGTGAAGCTGATTGCGAATCGCAACGGCCACGACGTTGAGCTACTTGATGGTTCGATCCCTGATTTGCTCTCTTCCGATGATTGGCCCGTCTTGCTCGCGGTCGAGTTGGCGTATGGTGAGGAGGATCGTACTTACGTGGAACAATGGGGCTGGATCCCTGGCATGGGACATTCCGTTGTCGCACTAGGTCGAGGGCCGAATGGAGGTGTCCTGATCGGTGACCCATCAGTAGGCTTAGAGGAATGGACTGAGAAAGATATGGAAGTACTGTGGCACGGAGTCGGCTTGAGGATTAAGTGA
- a CDS encoding ABC transporter permease: MNWWQPLLLTLQLMVGSVLISGLVGLVGAWGATVATSSLGVAFKRGGRGNGLLAVASRFAGHLFFLAMVAAIATPMVLHAAAWEAAAGKFGWLSLTQSGSRTYEGLAGRYSGMVACVWVHGLLGAAMVSLATWVGMRRIPSVFLRQASLEMGPWRRWWTVQLPLAAPWTITALLATAAFAATEMTVADLYGVRTLADSFYLFHAANPDVGSVLSTLVLPAVFALTIIAHWFLGKHRSFDLQDRVAGPSSEAFAELSDADQGDATRMDIGEDSAASQAMAIVALFVCASLITLIPIASLVIKAGHDVTLITAADGSTVAKVTWSATECISRLLRAPLDFAKEYQWTIVIGLGAACLATMVAWPLAMFGRGRPVFRRVVDVSAVAAFLIPGPIVGLMIVKCFAMGLPGMRAIYQQTLLPTWIALSVRGVPIAYWILRTGYQGIGRDVVHAGRLDLTWAKRIWSIDRPLLAGSLLASMLAVAVFATGDVPATLPVIPPGVTSVGTRLFALLHSGARYQEASLAIWYLICILFFAGWAKRRWMR, translated from the coding sequence TTGAATTGGTGGCAACCTCTCCTGCTGACGCTGCAACTGATGGTCGGTTCGGTCCTGATATCAGGATTGGTCGGATTAGTCGGAGCATGGGGCGCTACCGTGGCGACTTCATCGCTAGGCGTTGCGTTCAAGAGAGGCGGTCGAGGGAACGGACTTTTGGCGGTCGCAAGTCGGTTCGCCGGCCACCTGTTTTTCTTGGCAATGGTGGCGGCGATCGCGACTCCGATGGTTTTGCACGCCGCTGCGTGGGAAGCCGCTGCGGGAAAGTTCGGCTGGCTGTCGCTGACGCAGTCTGGCAGCCGGACGTACGAAGGTTTAGCGGGGCGATACAGCGGCATGGTCGCGTGCGTGTGGGTCCATGGATTGCTGGGTGCCGCGATGGTTTCCCTGGCGACGTGGGTGGGAATGCGACGCATCCCAAGCGTTTTCTTGAGGCAAGCTTCGTTGGAGATGGGGCCATGGCGGCGATGGTGGACGGTGCAATTGCCGCTCGCGGCTCCTTGGACGATCACTGCTTTGTTGGCCACGGCGGCGTTTGCGGCGACTGAGATGACGGTGGCGGATTTGTACGGGGTGCGAACGTTGGCGGATTCGTTTTATCTGTTTCACGCGGCCAATCCAGATGTCGGTTCCGTGCTGAGCACGCTGGTGCTGCCGGCCGTCTTTGCTTTGACGATCATCGCCCATTGGTTCTTGGGAAAACATCGATCGTTTGACTTGCAAGATCGAGTAGCAGGTCCGTCATCGGAGGCATTTGCAGAGTTGTCAGATGCGGATCAGGGCGACGCCACGCGGATGGATATCGGCGAAGATTCAGCTGCAAGTCAAGCGATGGCGATCGTCGCGTTGTTCGTTTGCGCGAGCTTGATCACGTTGATCCCGATCGCCAGCTTGGTGATCAAAGCCGGCCACGATGTGACGTTGATCACGGCGGCGGATGGCTCAACGGTGGCTAAGGTCACGTGGTCGGCAACCGAGTGCATCAGCCGCTTGCTGCGTGCCCCGTTGGATTTTGCAAAAGAATATCAATGGACGATCGTGATCGGGCTGGGGGCGGCTTGCTTGGCGACGATGGTCGCATGGCCGCTGGCGATGTTCGGGCGCGGTCGACCAGTGTTTCGGCGAGTCGTGGATGTGTCTGCGGTGGCGGCGTTCTTGATCCCAGGGCCGATCGTCGGTTTGATGATCGTGAAATGCTTTGCGATGGGTTTGCCCGGCATGCGAGCGATTTACCAGCAGACATTACTGCCGACTTGGATCGCTCTGAGTGTTCGAGGAGTGCCGATCGCGTACTGGATATTGCGAACGGGTTATCAAGGAATCGGACGAGATGTCGTTCATGCTGGGCGGCTGGACTTGACTTGGGCGAAGAGGATTTGGAGCATCGATCGGCCGCTGCTGGCGGGGAGTTTGCTGGCCAGCATGCTGGCGGTAGCTGTTTTTGCGACGGGCGACGTTCCTGCGACTCTGCCGGTGATTCCGCCGGGGGTGACGAGTGTGGGGACACGCCTGTTTGCATTGCTGCATAGCGGGGCACGATATCAGGAAGCGTCACTGGCGATCTGGTACTTGATCTGCATTTTGTTTTTCGCGGGCTGGGCCAAACGACGTTGGATGCGGTGA
- a CDS encoding ABC1 kinase family protein codes for MKISAIPQLYRNLRRWREILAVLRRYGLADWFSQYERFPLRGFFKDPSGTPLAEYSREQRVRMALTDLGPTFIKLGQVLAGRPDLTGPELGEELKRLRANVRADSIETVQKTLAAELGEDYQSHFASIDPKPLATASIGQVHRARLKDGRRVVIKVQRAGIEKTVREDIEVLSGLAVLAERVEALAAWGPSDVANQLAPMITRELNFDRERQSLEHFAHWIAKNHPQVVVPVPVTSLCTRRVLVMDEMVGHSLEAYFGTDDACQPDTPTTSTTSAPSPSTSSRPANGRVKDTEGEPGKTDAKSHTVIRSKQELATLDAGTKQRLSETLAEVYLGMIFDQGLFHADPHPGNLFLLDDGRLGILDFGMTGRIDEMLRENIEDMLVAVGRADQNRLVRLIRRVGSTPPTLDESALAIDVADFVATYGKQSLGGFDLTGALNELTAILHRHSIKLPNQSALVLKMLISLEGTLCELGASFDSLEVVRSLARKIALRRISPKRRLRQAQRIYLEAESFLETAPDEAISLIQQIRRGDIKLSLDHQRLSPSVNRLVLGMMTSAVFLGSSLMMAFNVPPLLFTETEFMGMQNVSLLGILGVGGSISVMSWLLLAIGRSGHLTRNNDD; via the coding sequence ATGAAAATCTCCGCGATCCCACAACTGTACCGCAACCTCCGCCGATGGCGGGAGATCCTGGCGGTCTTGAGGCGATATGGTTTGGCGGATTGGTTCAGCCAGTATGAGCGATTTCCCCTGCGAGGTTTCTTCAAAGACCCCTCGGGTACGCCGCTGGCAGAATATTCACGCGAGCAACGCGTTCGCATGGCGCTGACCGACCTGGGGCCGACGTTCATCAAGCTCGGCCAAGTCCTCGCGGGACGCCCCGACCTGACCGGACCGGAACTCGGCGAAGAACTCAAACGCCTTCGCGCCAACGTTCGTGCCGACAGCATCGAAACGGTCCAGAAAACGCTCGCCGCTGAGCTGGGAGAAGACTACCAGTCGCATTTCGCGTCCATCGACCCCAAACCGCTAGCGACCGCATCGATCGGACAAGTCCACCGTGCAAGGCTCAAAGATGGTCGTCGCGTAGTCATTAAAGTCCAGCGGGCGGGAATCGAAAAGACCGTCCGTGAGGACATCGAAGTCCTCTCCGGCCTAGCCGTACTCGCCGAACGTGTCGAAGCTCTCGCGGCGTGGGGACCGAGCGATGTCGCCAATCAGCTCGCCCCGATGATCACGCGTGAACTCAATTTCGATCGCGAACGCCAGAGCTTGGAGCACTTTGCCCATTGGATCGCCAAAAATCATCCTCAGGTCGTCGTGCCCGTTCCGGTGACGTCCTTGTGCACAAGACGTGTCCTGGTGATGGACGAAATGGTCGGTCATTCACTGGAAGCCTACTTTGGCACCGATGATGCCTGCCAACCGGACACGCCAACCACCTCGACGACTTCTGCCCCATCACCATCCACTTCATCACGACCAGCCAATGGTCGCGTGAAAGACACTGAGGGCGAGCCAGGAAAGACCGATGCCAAGTCACACACCGTGATCAGGTCCAAACAAGAGCTGGCCACGCTCGACGCCGGCACCAAACAGCGACTCAGCGAAACGCTCGCGGAAGTGTACTTGGGGATGATCTTTGACCAGGGGCTCTTCCACGCCGATCCGCACCCCGGCAATCTGTTTCTCCTGGATGACGGTCGACTCGGGATTCTCGATTTCGGGATGACCGGACGCATCGATGAAATGTTGAGAGAAAATATCGAAGACATGCTGGTCGCGGTCGGACGCGCCGATCAAAACCGCTTGGTTCGTCTCATAAGGCGAGTCGGCAGCACACCACCGACACTCGACGAGTCGGCCTTGGCCATCGATGTCGCGGATTTTGTTGCCACCTATGGGAAACAAAGTCTCGGCGGTTTTGACTTGACCGGCGCGCTCAACGAGCTGACCGCGATCCTGCACCGTCACTCGATCAAGCTGCCCAATCAGTCGGCGCTTGTCCTGAAGATGCTGATTTCGTTGGAAGGCACACTGTGCGAACTCGGTGCGAGTTTCGACTCTCTGGAAGTCGTCCGGTCGCTTGCACGTAAAATCGCACTTCGCCGCATCAGCCCCAAACGCAGATTGAGACAAGCCCAACGCATCTACTTGGAAGCAGAGAGTTTCCTGGAGACCGCGCCGGACGAAGCCATCTCGTTGATCCAACAAATTCGACGTGGCGACATCAAACTTTCGTTGGACCATCAGCGACTCAGCCCATCGGTCAACCGGCTGGTGTTGGGAATGATGACCAGCGCCGTCTTTCTCGGTTCGTCCCTGATGATGGCATTCAACGTACCGCCGCTGCTGTTTACCGAGACCGAATTCATGGGGATGCAAAACGTCAGCTTGCTGGGCATTCTCGGCGTCGGCGGCAGCATCAGCGTCATGTCGTGGCTGCTGCTAGCGATCGGTCGCAGCGGCCACCTGACAAGAAACAACGACGATTGA
- a CDS encoding CAP domain-containing protein, with protein MIGPASAQSSAESMVTKVERAIVTQTNDFRKENDASPVSENAELSEAASKFAKFMADTDRYGHHADGRTPAERAKASGYKYCVVRENIAYRTNTGEVTAKSLIDVFVEGWIDSPPHRENMLADYVTETGVGVATSDDVTFYAVQLFGRPKASAIKLKIANESGDSRTLIVTSNDSEDEVELPSRAIVTLKRCFPTTISLAESDSGIRLTESTQLRITANELSRSQQKEPQ; from the coding sequence ATGATCGGACCCGCAAGCGCTCAGTCATCGGCTGAGTCAATGGTCACTAAGGTGGAACGAGCGATCGTCACACAAACTAATGACTTTCGAAAAGAAAATGATGCATCGCCTGTCAGCGAGAACGCGGAATTGTCTGAGGCGGCATCCAAGTTTGCCAAGTTCATGGCTGACACCGACAGATACGGGCACCATGCCGATGGTCGCACTCCGGCTGAACGAGCCAAGGCATCTGGCTACAAATATTGCGTCGTCCGCGAAAACATTGCGTATCGAACCAACACCGGCGAGGTGACTGCCAAAAGCCTGATTGATGTCTTTGTCGAAGGCTGGATCGACTCGCCCCCGCACCGCGAGAACATGTTAGCGGATTACGTGACGGAAACGGGCGTCGGTGTTGCGACATCAGACGACGTCACGTTCTACGCGGTTCAATTGTTCGGTCGCCCAAAGGCATCCGCGATCAAGTTAAAAATAGCCAACGAATCTGGTGACAGCCGAACACTAATCGTCACGTCAAATGACAGTGAAGATGAGGTCGAGCTGCCATCGAGGGCGATCGTCACGTTAAAGCGTTGTTTTCCCACGACCATTTCCTTAGCAGAAAGCGATTCAGGAATCAGGCTTACGGAGTCGACGCAATTGAGGATCACGGCAAACGAGCTCAGTCGTTCGCAGCAGAAGGAACCGCAATGA